The Tardiphaga alba genome includes a window with the following:
- a CDS encoding NHL repeat-containing protein, producing the protein MASRLRMFALAATLTLAAFSARAADIPRFEVEVSWPKPLPNNWILGQVGGITTDKNGHVWVIQRPKSLTDDEKGASLNPPRSKCCIAAPPVLEFDAEGNLLRSWGGPGEGYEWVGREHGIEVSDDGFVWIGGNEANDNAILKFTLDGKFVMQIGKIAPSKGSNDTTQLGKPAETAIDKDANEIYVADGYGNRRVIVFDTNTGAYKRHWGAYGNKPNDDKQAPYDPNAPVSQQFANPVHCVKIASDGLVYVCDRINNRVQVFKKDGSFVKEWFYEKATLGNGAVWDIAVWPDPKQTWLLTADGENNEIRVINRDDGKVVGTLGRSGRNAGQFHWIHAMAVDAKGNVYTAEVDTGKRIQKFKLISDALK; encoded by the coding sequence ATGGCGTCACGCCTGCGCATGTTCGCACTTGCTGCAACACTCACCCTCGCCGCCTTTTCCGCCCGCGCCGCCGACATTCCCCGCTTCGAAGTCGAAGTCTCGTGGCCAAAGCCGCTTCCCAATAACTGGATCCTCGGCCAGGTCGGCGGCATCACCACCGACAAGAACGGCCATGTCTGGGTGATCCAACGCCCGAAATCGCTCACCGATGACGAGAAAGGCGCCTCGCTCAATCCGCCGCGCTCGAAATGCTGTATCGCCGCGCCGCCGGTGCTCGAATTCGACGCCGAGGGCAATCTGCTCCGTTCCTGGGGCGGCCCCGGCGAAGGCTATGAATGGGTCGGCCGCGAGCATGGCATCGAGGTCAGCGACGACGGTTTTGTCTGGATCGGCGGCAATGAAGCGAACGACAATGCGATCCTCAAATTCACCCTCGACGGCAAGTTCGTGATGCAGATCGGCAAGATCGCGCCGAGCAAGGGCAGCAACGATACGACGCAACTCGGCAAGCCCGCCGAGACCGCCATCGACAAGGATGCGAACGAAATCTATGTCGCCGACGGCTACGGCAATCGCCGCGTCATCGTGTTCGATACCAATACCGGCGCCTATAAGCGGCACTGGGGCGCCTATGGCAACAAGCCTAATGACGACAAGCAGGCGCCCTATGATCCCAACGCGCCAGTGTCGCAGCAATTCGCCAATCCCGTCCACTGCGTGAAGATCGCCAGCGACGGCCTGGTCTATGTCTGCGACCGCATCAACAACCGCGTGCAGGTGTTCAAGAAGGACGGCTCCTTCGTGAAGGAGTGGTTCTACGAGAAAGCCACGCTCGGCAATGGCGCAGTGTGGGACATCGCCGTGTGGCCTGATCCGAAACAGACCTGGTTGCTGACGGCGGACGGCGAGAACAACGAAATCCGCGTCATCAATCGCGACGACGGCAAGGTCGTCGGCACGCTCGGCCGTAGCGGCCGCAATGCCGGTCAATTCCACTGGATTCACGCCATGGCCGTCGATGCCAAGGGCAACGTCTATACGGCCGAAGTCGACACTGGAAAACGCATCCAGAAATTCAAGCTGATCTCGGATGCGTTGAAGTGA
- a CDS encoding XRE family transcriptional regulator has translation MAGHRAFRELTKGFSPERQARVAARADGLKKEMALHELRHARQRSQEELARELKVGQPAVAKLERRTDMYVSNLRRYIEALGGSLEITAHFPEGSVTIANFSELEDAGVQDA, from the coding sequence ATGGCCGGCCATCGCGCATTCAGGGAATTGACCAAGGGCTTTTCGCCAGAGCGTCAAGCGCGTGTCGCCGCGCGCGCCGATGGCTTGAAAAAGGAAATGGCACTGCATGAGTTACGTCACGCGCGCCAACGTTCGCAGGAAGAGCTGGCGCGCGAACTGAAGGTTGGCCAGCCTGCCGTGGCGAAACTCGAACGGCGCACGGATATGTATGTGAGCAACCTCCGGCGCTATATTGAAGCCTTGGGCGGCTCACTTGAAATCACCGCTCACTTTCCAGAAGGCAGCGTTACCATCGCCAATTTCAGCGAGCTTGAAGACGCAGGCGTACAAGACGCATAA
- a CDS encoding type II toxin-antitoxin system RelE/ParE family toxin gives MSWNVEYTDEFARDFWSTLSESAQDDVTASVMLLAERGPKLPFPYSSGIGGSRHTHMRELRVQSGGRPLRIFYAFDPRRSAILLIGGDKTGKDRFYAEMLPVADKLYDVHLQELKKEGSI, from the coding sequence ATGAGCTGGAACGTCGAATATACTGACGAATTCGCGAGAGATTTCTGGAGCACTCTCAGCGAATCCGCTCAGGACGATGTCACTGCTTCAGTCATGCTCCTCGCAGAGCGCGGGCCAAAGTTGCCGTTTCCGTACTCGTCCGGCATCGGAGGCTCCCGACACACTCATATGCGAGAGCTACGCGTACAGAGCGGCGGCCGACCGCTTCGGATTTTTTACGCATTCGACCCACGCCGTTCCGCGATTCTGCTGATTGGCGGAGACAAGACCGGCAAAGATCGTTTTTACGCCGAGATGCTACCAGTCGCGGACAAGCTGTATGACGTGCATCTCCAAGAACTGAAGAAGGAAGGGTCGATCTAA
- a CDS encoding SDR family NAD(P)-dependent oxidoreductase — MTTKSLASRIALVTGASRGIGYATAIALAKAGAHVIAVARTQGGLEELDDAISAEGGSATLVPLSVTDWDGVARLGAALHERHGKIDILIGNAGVAGASSPLGHVEPKSWNETMDVNVNANFQLIRCMEPLLQQSDAGRAVFVTSGTANKASAYRGPYAASKAALEALVRVWANETATTPLRVNLFNPGPIRTHMRAIVMPGEDPETLDTPAQAAEAIVPLCLPSWTETGKFVDYNTGKVMDFHAPS, encoded by the coding sequence ATGACGACAAAATCCCTCGCCTCCCGTATCGCTCTCGTCACCGGCGCCTCGCGCGGCATCGGCTATGCGACTGCCATCGCACTCGCCAAGGCCGGCGCGCATGTCATCGCCGTGGCCCGCACACAAGGCGGCCTTGAAGAGCTCGACGACGCCATCAGTGCGGAAGGCGGCAGCGCTACGCTGGTGCCGCTTAGCGTTACCGATTGGGACGGCGTCGCGCGTCTCGGCGCCGCGCTGCATGAGCGCCACGGCAAGATCGACATCCTGATCGGCAATGCCGGCGTCGCCGGTGCGTCCTCGCCGCTCGGCCATGTCGAACCGAAATCCTGGAACGAGACCATGGACGTCAACGTCAATGCGAACTTCCAGCTGATCCGCTGCATGGAGCCGCTGCTGCAGCAGTCCGATGCCGGCCGCGCGGTTTTCGTGACATCCGGCACCGCCAACAAGGCCTCAGCCTATCGCGGCCCGTATGCCGCCTCCAAGGCCGCGCTGGAAGCGCTGGTGCGCGTCTGGGCCAACGAGACCGCCACCACGCCGCTGCGGGTCAACCTGTTCAATCCCGGCCCGATCCGCACCCATATGCGCGCCATCGTGATGCCCGGCGAAGATCCGGAAACCCTCGACACACCGGCACAGGCCGCCGAGGCGATCGTGCCGCTATGCCTGCCGTCATGGACGGAGACGGGCAAGTTCGTGGACTACAATACCGGTAAGGTGATGGATTTTCACGCGCCGTCGTAA
- a CDS encoding CvpA family protein, with the protein MPITILDLVLLGVMLISGLLAMVRGFMREILSIAAWGAAALVTLYAFPKVLPSAKSYIANDTIATAATIGGLFVLTLIVVSIITVRISDMILDSRIGALDRTLGFLFGLARGMLIVVVAFLFFTWLVPDKQRPDWVTGAKSRVVLESTGNWLMSLLPDDPENTILKKFKKNKPEDESTEAAPDAPGGNDGYSKTARDSMKKLIDKPAGR; encoded by the coding sequence ATGCCGATTACCATTCTCGACCTTGTCCTGCTCGGCGTCATGCTGATCTCCGGCCTGCTCGCGATGGTGCGCGGCTTCATGCGCGAGATCCTCTCGATCGCCGCCTGGGGCGCCGCTGCCCTGGTCACGCTTTACGCGTTCCCGAAGGTACTTCCTTCCGCCAAATCCTATATCGCCAACGACACCATCGCGACCGCCGCCACCATCGGCGGCCTGTTCGTGCTGACGCTGATCGTGGTCTCCATCATCACCGTGCGCATCTCGGACATGATCCTGGACTCGCGCATCGGCGCGCTGGACCGCACCCTCGGTTTCCTGTTCGGCCTTGCCCGCGGCATGCTGATCGTGGTCGTCGCCTTTCTGTTCTTCACCTGGCTGGTTCCGGACAAGCAGCGTCCGGATTGGGTCACCGGTGCAAAATCGCGCGTGGTGCTGGAATCTACCGGGAACTGGCTGATGTCGCTCTTGCCGGATGACCCTGAAAACACCATTTTGAAGAAGTTCAAGAAGAACAAGCCTGAAGACGAGTCGACGGAAGCGGCGCCGGACGCTCCGGGTGGAAACGATGGCTATTCCAAGACGGCACGCGACAGCATGAAGAAGCTGATCGACAAACCCGCGGGACGCTGA
- the radA gene encoding DNA repair protein RadA, with protein MAKSAPSFVCQNCGAAYNKWQGKCEACGEWNTLAAEDSATAIPVSARSKRKGRTFNLESLTGSSQDAPRIPSGMGELDRVTGGGFVRGSIILIGGDPGIGKSTLLTQATSMMAKAGHRVVYISGEEAVAQVRLRAARLGLADAPVQLASETSVEDIVATLSEGTVPRLIVIDSIQTMWTDTVESAPGTVTQVRASAQALIRFAKKTGATIILVGHVTKDGQIAGPRVVEHMVDAVMSFEGEGSQQFRILRAVKNRFGPTDEIGVFEMTGLGLREVSNPSELFLSDRDLGSPGTAVFGGMEGTRPVLVELQALVAPTTLGTPRRAVVGWDSSRLSMVLAVLEAHCGVKLSGYDVYFNVAGGLRINEPAADMAAAAALVSSLCNAPLPTDAVYFGEISLSGAVRPVAQTSARLKEAAKLGFGRAVLPEAARGDPGGDAGLTLNSVGNLTTLVAEIAARGVKPARDGGNTTQSEKSTAPARFRRDNG; from the coding sequence ATGGCCAAATCCGCCCCCTCTTTCGTCTGCCAGAATTGCGGCGCTGCCTATAACAAGTGGCAGGGCAAGTGCGAGGCGTGCGGCGAGTGGAATACGCTGGCGGCCGAGGACAGCGCCACCGCGATCCCTGTCTCGGCGCGCTCCAAGCGCAAGGGGCGCACCTTTAATCTGGAAAGCCTGACCGGCAGCAGCCAGGACGCGCCGCGTATTCCATCGGGCATGGGCGAACTTGACCGCGTCACCGGCGGCGGTTTTGTCCGCGGCTCCATTATCCTGATCGGCGGTGACCCCGGCATCGGCAAATCAACGCTGCTGACGCAGGCGACCTCCATGATGGCCAAGGCCGGCCACCGCGTCGTCTATATCTCCGGTGAAGAAGCGGTGGCACAGGTGCGGCTACGCGCCGCCCGCCTCGGCCTCGCCGATGCGCCGGTGCAGCTTGCCTCCGAGACCTCGGTGGAGGACATCGTCGCCACGCTTTCCGAAGGCACCGTACCGCGGCTGATCGTGATCGACTCGATCCAGACCATGTGGACCGACACGGTGGAATCCGCGCCCGGCACCGTGACCCAGGTCCGCGCCTCCGCTCAGGCGCTCATTCGCTTCGCCAAGAAGACCGGCGCCACCATCATCCTGGTGGGCCATGTCACCAAGGATGGCCAGATCGCCGGCCCGCGCGTGGTCGAGCATATGGTCGATGCGGTGATGTCCTTCGAGGGTGAAGGCTCGCAGCAGTTCCGCATTCTGCGCGCCGTGAAGAACCGTTTCGGCCCCACCGACGAGATCGGCGTATTTGAGATGACCGGGCTCGGCCTGCGCGAAGTTTCGAACCCGTCCGAACTCTTCCTGTCCGATCGCGATCTCGGCTCGCCCGGCACCGCGGTGTTCGGCGGCATGGAGGGCACCCGCCCCGTGCTGGTCGAGTTGCAAGCTTTGGTTGCCCCGACGACACTCGGCACCCCCCGGCGCGCCGTGGTCGGCTGGGATAGTTCGCGCCTCTCGATGGTGCTCGCGGTGCTGGAGGCGCATTGCGGCGTCAAACTCTCCGGCTACGACGTCTACTTCAACGTCGCCGGCGGCCTGCGGATCAATGAGCCCGCGGCCGACATGGCGGCGGCTGCCGCCCTCGTCTCCTCGCTCTGCAACGCGCCCTTGCCCACCGATGCCGTCTATTTCGGTGAAATCTCGCTGTCTGGCGCGGTGCGCCCGGTCGCGCAGACCTCCGCACGGCTGAAGGAGGCCGCAAAACTCGGCTTCGGTCGCGCGGTGCTGCCGGAGGCTGCGCGCGGCGATCCCGGCGGCGATGCGGGCCTCACGCTCAACAGCGTCGGCAATCTCACGACACTGGTGGCCGAGATCGCCGCCCGCGGCGTCAAACCGGCGCGCGATGGCGGCAATACCACACAGAGCGAGAAAAGCACTGCCCCTGCTCGTTTCCGCCGCGACAACGGGTGA
- a CDS encoding amino acid synthesis family protein: protein MKIHRLTIIKDCVHVEGRLDATARTTRVAACAVVANPLASSARDDVSELFPFGAELGALLVKEALAALPGAAICYGKAAIVGTSGDIEHGAAVLHPRMGKPMREAIGGGAALIPSNVIIGAVGATINVPIGHKDDPWALDFIDTIDVTVGHAPRPDEILVVVALADGPRPRPRLGK from the coding sequence ATGAAGATCCATCGTCTCACCATCATCAAGGATTGTGTGCACGTCGAAGGCAGGCTCGATGCGACCGCACGCACCACGCGCGTGGCAGCCTGCGCCGTCGTTGCCAATCCGTTGGCGAGCAGCGCGCGCGACGATGTCAGCGAGCTCTTTCCATTCGGCGCCGAACTCGGCGCTCTCCTGGTGAAGGAAGCCCTCGCCGCGTTGCCGGGCGCCGCCATCTGCTATGGCAAGGCCGCCATCGTCGGCACCTCCGGCGATATCGAACATGGTGCGGCCGTGCTGCATCCCCGCATGGGCAAACCGATGCGCGAAGCGATCGGCGGCGGTGCGGCGCTCATCCCCTCCAATGTGATCATCGGTGCCGTCGGTGCGACCATCAATGTGCCGATCGGCCACAAGGATGACCCATGGGCACTAGACTTCATCGACACGATCGACGTCACCGTGGGCCACGCGCCGCGACCCGATGAAATCCTGGTGGTGGTTGCCCTGGCCGATGGACCGAGGCCACGCCCGCGTCTCGGCAAATAA
- a CDS encoding sulfite exporter TauE/SafE family protein — MISSFIFVCAVGLLAGTISGIVGTGSSIMLMPVLIYEFGPKEAVPIMAVAAVMANLSRIMAWWREIDWRATLAYSLTGIPAAALGARTLLVLPSQAVDLTIGVFFIAMVPLRHWLAKRSFTIGLWQLALGGAVIGYLTGIVVSSGPLSVPLFLFYGLAKGAFLATEAASSLGLYLSKSITFQRFGALDMAVLVKGLIAGASLMFGAFIAKRYVLKLSVETFRRIMDGIMLIAGASMVLSGLHVI; from the coding sequence TTGATCAGCAGCTTCATCTTCGTCTGCGCCGTTGGCCTTTTGGCCGGCACCATTTCCGGCATCGTCGGCACCGGTTCGTCGATCATGCTGATGCCGGTGCTGATCTATGAATTCGGGCCGAAGGAAGCGGTACCGATCATGGCTGTCGCGGCCGTGATGGCCAATCTCTCGCGCATCATGGCGTGGTGGCGCGAGATCGACTGGCGCGCCACGCTGGCCTATTCGCTCACCGGCATTCCGGCCGCCGCCCTCGGCGCCCGCACGCTGCTGGTGCTGCCGTCGCAGGCGGTCGATCTCACCATCGGCGTGTTCTTCATCGCCATGGTGCCGCTGCGGCACTGGCTGGCGAAACGCTCCTTCACCATCGGCCTGTGGCAGCTCGCGCTCGGCGGCGCGGTCATCGGCTATCTCACCGGCATCGTCGTCTCCAGCGGTCCGCTCAGCGTGCCGCTATTTTTGTTTTACGGCCTCGCCAAGGGCGCTTTCCTCGCCACCGAGGCCGCGAGTTCGCTCGGCCTGTATCTCAGCAAATCGATCACCTTCCAGCGCTTCGGCGCGCTCGACATGGCGGTGCTGGTGAAGGGCCTGATCGCTGGTGCCTCGCTAATGTTCGGCGCCTTTATCGCCAAGCGCTATGTGCTGAAGCTGAGCGTGGAAACGTTTCGCCGCATCATGGACGGCATCATGCTGATCGCCGGCGCGAGCATGGTGCTATCGGGCCTGCATGTGATCTGA
- the alr gene encoding alanine racemase: MTETTTTADLAPTATGLLTIDLDAIVTNWRKLEKASVPAECGAAVKADAYGCGIDRVVPALAKAGCKTFFVATIDEARAAREGAPDAAIYVLNGLSPNAGDAFAAIKAQPVIGTLDELAEWDMFCRRTNWAGGAGVHVDTGMSRLGLSPDEAASLAPRINSGNHGFTLVISHLACAEQLNNPLNPKQVGAFREIAHLFSGVTSSLANSSGIYLGPSYMFDMVRPGAAIYGVNPTPEAANPMLPVVTLKARILQTRDVARGDTVGYGATWTARRPTRLAIVASGYADGYFRAAGSSDGSRGTEVVIAGQRCPIAGRISMDLMAIDITDLPPNAARRGHMATLIGDGLTVNDLAHHFGTIPYEVLTSLGRRYQRVYTGG, encoded by the coding sequence ATGACCGAAACCACGACCACCGCCGACCTCGCCCCCACGGCCACCGGCCTCCTCACTATCGATCTCGACGCCATCGTCACCAACTGGCGCAAGCTGGAAAAAGCCAGCGTGCCGGCCGAATGCGGTGCCGCTGTCAAAGCCGACGCCTATGGCTGCGGCATCGATCGCGTCGTCCCTGCGCTCGCCAAGGCCGGCTGCAAGACCTTCTTCGTCGCGACGATCGACGAGGCGCGTGCCGCCCGCGAAGGCGCGCCGGATGCAGCGATCTATGTGCTGAACGGCCTGTCGCCCAATGCGGGCGACGCCTTCGCCGCCATCAAGGCCCAACCGGTCATCGGCACGCTCGATGAACTCGCCGAATGGGACATGTTCTGCCGCCGCACCAACTGGGCTGGCGGTGCCGGCGTTCATGTCGATACCGGCATGAGCCGGCTCGGCCTGTCGCCGGACGAAGCGGCGAGCCTGGCGCCGCGCATCAATTCCGGCAATCACGGCTTTACGCTGGTGATCAGCCATCTCGCCTGCGCCGAACAGCTCAACAATCCCTTGAATCCAAAACAGGTCGGTGCCTTCCGCGAGATCGCGCATCTGTTCTCGGGCGTCACCTCGTCGCTCGCCAATTCGTCGGGCATCTATCTCGGGCCGAGCTACATGTTCGACATGGTGCGCCCGGGTGCTGCGATCTACGGCGTCAACCCGACGCCGGAAGCCGCCAATCCCATGCTGCCGGTGGTTACGCTCAAGGCGCGCATCCTGCAGACCCGCGATGTCGCCCGCGGCGACACCGTCGGCTATGGCGCCACCTGGACCGCGCGCCGCCCGACCCGCCTTGCCATCGTCGCGTCGGGCTATGCAGATGGCTATTTCCGCGCCGCCGGCAGCAGCGACGGCTCGCGCGGCACCGAAGTTGTGATCGCCGGCCAGCGCTGCCCCATCGCCGGCCGCATCTCCATGGACCTGATGGCCATCGACATCACCGACCTGCCGCCAAACGCGGCGCGTCGTGGTCACATGGCCACATTGATCGGCGACGGCCTCACCGTGAACGACCTCGCCCATCACTTCGGCACGATTCCGTATGAAGTGCTGACGAGCCTGGGCCGGCGCTATCAGCGGGTTTACACGGGCGGCTGA
- a CDS encoding replicative DNA helicase yields MAASDSNVLKLAPEAGTPAYRSAPHNIEAEQGVLGAMLVNNDAFYRVSDFLKPEHFYEPLHQTIFDTAASIIRAGKIATPVTLKTFLPADTDLGGMTVAQYLARLAAEATTIINAQDYGRSIYDLAIRRQLIGVGEDMVNVAYDAPVDFAPRAQIEDAERRLYELAEAGRYDGGFQRFSQAMTTALEMAANAYQRDGKLSGISTGLRDLDGRMGGLQRSDLIVLAGRPAMGKTSLATNIAYNIAAAYQAELQPDGTNKTINGGVVGFFSCEMSAEQLATRILAEQTEISSSLIRRGGITQDQFDKVRDYTIKLQNLPLYVDETGGLSISQLTARARRLKRQKGLDVIMVDYIQLLQGSGKRSDNRVQEVTEITTNLKALAKELNVPIIALSQLSRQVENREDKRPQLADLRESGSIEQDADVVMFVYREEYYLQAKEPKAGTPEHEKWMLDMSMVHGKAEVIVAKQRHGPTGAVPLQFEGQFTRFSDLAEGDQYMPAVQHE; encoded by the coding sequence ATGGCCGCATCCGATTCCAACGTCCTCAAGCTCGCCCCCGAAGCCGGTACGCCTGCCTATCGCAGCGCGCCGCATAATATCGAGGCCGAACAGGGCGTGCTCGGGGCCATGCTGGTCAATAATGACGCGTTCTACCGCGTGTCGGACTTTCTGAAGCCCGAGCACTTCTACGAGCCGCTGCACCAGACCATTTTCGACACTGCGGCCAGCATCATCCGCGCCGGCAAGATCGCCACCCCGGTGACTCTGAAGACCTTCCTGCCCGCCGATACCGATCTCGGCGGCATGACGGTCGCGCAATACCTCGCCCGCCTCGCCGCCGAAGCGACCACCATCATCAATGCGCAAGACTACGGTCGCAGCATCTATGACCTCGCGATCCGCCGCCAGCTGATCGGCGTCGGCGAGGACATGGTCAATGTCGCCTATGACGCGCCCGTGGATTTCGCGCCGCGCGCCCAGATCGAGGACGCCGAGCGCCGGCTCTATGAGCTCGCCGAAGCCGGCCGCTACGACGGCGGTTTCCAGCGTTTCTCGCAGGCCATGACCACCGCCCTCGAAATGGCAGCCAATGCCTATCAGCGCGACGGAAAACTGTCCGGCATCTCCACCGGCCTGCGCGACCTCGACGGTCGCATGGGTGGATTGCAGCGCTCCGACTTGATCGTGTTGGCCGGCCGTCCCGCCATGGGCAAGACCTCGCTGGCCACCAACATCGCCTACAACATCGCCGCCGCCTATCAGGCCGAGCTGCAACCTGACGGCACCAACAAGACGATCAATGGCGGCGTGGTCGGCTTCTTCTCGTGCGAAATGTCGGCCGAACAGCTGGCCACCCGTATTCTCGCCGAACAGACCGAAATCTCGTCGAGCCTGATCCGCCGCGGCGGCATCACCCAGGACCAGTTCGACAAGGTCCGCGACTACACGATCAAGCTGCAGAACCTGCCACTCTATGTGGACGAAACCGGCGGCCTGTCGATCTCGCAGCTCACCGCCCGCGCCCGCCGCCTGAAGCGGCAGAAGGGCCTCGACGTGATCATGGTGGACTACATCCAGTTGCTGCAGGGCTCGGGCAAGCGCTCCGACAACCGCGTGCAGGAAGTCACCGAGATCACCACCAACCTCAAGGCGCTGGCGAAAGAGCTGAACGTCCCCATCATCGCCCTCTCGCAGCTGTCGCGTCAGGTTGAAAACCGCGAGGACAAGCGCCCGCAGCTCGCCGACTTGCGTGAATCCGGATCGATCGAGCAGGACGCCGACGTCGTGATGTTCGTCTATCGCGAGGAGTATTACCTGCAGGCCAAAGAGCCGAAGGCAGGGACGCCGGAGCACGAGAAATGGATGCTCGACATGTCGATGGTCCACGGCAAGGCCGAGGTGATCGTCGCCAAACAGCGACATGGTCCCACGGGAGCGGTCCCCCTGCAGTTCGAAGGCCAGTTTACGCGCTTCAGCGATCTCGCCGAGGGCGACCAGTACATGCCGGCAGTGCAGCACGAGTGA
- the rplI gene encoding 50S ribosomal protein L9 → MEVILLERVAKLGQMGEVVRVKDGYARNFLLKRGKALRATAANRGKYDGMKAELEANNIKAKGEATKVAEQIDGRNVVVIRQASETGQLFGSVSVRDIIASFEADGITFARSQVLLDAPIKTIGQHTISIAVHPEVEVTVSVTVARSEAEAERINRGEDISSRKDDQDAAAEALAAAGEFFDPEAQGGDDEDNG, encoded by the coding sequence ATGGAAGTCATTCTGCTGGAACGCGTCGCCAAGCTCGGCCAGATGGGCGAAGTCGTCCGCGTCAAGGACGGTTACGCCCGTAACTTCCTGCTCAAGCGCGGCAAGGCGCTGCGCGCCACCGCCGCCAACCGCGGCAAGTATGATGGCATGAAGGCTGAACTCGAAGCCAACAACATCAAGGCCAAGGGCGAAGCCACCAAGGTTGCCGAGCAGATCGACGGCCGCAACGTCGTCGTCATCCGCCAGGCATCGGAAACCGGCCAGCTGTTCGGCTCGGTCTCGGTGCGCGACATCATCGCTTCGTTCGAAGCCGATGGCATCACCTTCGCCCGCAGCCAGGTGCTGCTCGACGCCCCGATCAAGACCATCGGCCAGCACACGATCTCGATCGCCGTGCATCCGGAAGTCGAAGTCACCGTCAGCGTCACCGTGGCCCGCTCTGAAGCTGAAGCCGAGCGCATCAACCGTGGCGAAGACATCTCGTCGCGCAAGGATGACCAGGACGCTGCCGCCGAAGCCCTCGCCGCTGCCGGCGAATTCTTCGATCCGGAAGCCCAGGGCGGCGACGACGAAGACAACGGCTAA
- a CDS encoding YybS family protein, with the protein MISSLLIALAAGAASAVMFASIISGALVSIFLFYLAPLPLMVACLGWGPMTATIGGIAAATSLGLMFGMGYLAIFAITIALPAWWLGHLALLGRAVEAPASVTGPAEPKSEWYPIGRILLWIAVFASITTMAALLTLGTDSETILGTLKRSFGRIMAGRTEGDSDTIANTIAMIAPSAASVVAIITLTLNLWLAGRITSTSGRLKRPWPDLHTLALPPMTLVVLCVAIALIFLGGIVGIFAQIVSATLLMAYAFTGFATLHALTTGLGSRTIVLSMVYAMTLVLGWPILVAACLGLADAFFGFRQRLGERRPPHRWRDKASLQHLTTSNTNKEI; encoded by the coding sequence ATGATCTCCAGTCTCCTCATCGCGCTTGCCGCGGGCGCTGCCTCCGCCGTGATGTTCGCCTCGATTATTTCGGGCGCGCTGGTCTCCATTTTCCTGTTCTATCTCGCCCCGCTCCCGCTGATGGTCGCATGCCTCGGCTGGGGTCCGATGACCGCCACGATCGGCGGCATTGCGGCTGCGACCTCGCTCGGCCTGATGTTCGGCATGGGCTATCTCGCCATTTTCGCCATTACGATCGCGTTGCCTGCCTGGTGGCTCGGCCATCTCGCGCTGCTCGGCCGCGCAGTGGAAGCCCCCGCATCGGTCACCGGCCCTGCCGAACCGAAATCGGAGTGGTATCCGATCGGCCGTATCCTGTTGTGGATCGCCGTGTTCGCCTCGATCACCACAATGGCGGCCTTGCTGACGCTCGGTACCGACAGCGAGACGATCCTCGGCACGCTTAAGCGCTCCTTCGGTCGCATCATGGCCGGCCGTACGGAAGGTGACAGCGACACCATCGCCAACACCATCGCAATGATCGCGCCGTCGGCCGCATCGGTGGTTGCCATCATCACGCTGACGCTGAACCTCTGGCTCGCCGGCCGCATCACATCGACCTCAGGCCGGCTCAAGCGGCCGTGGCCGGATCTGCACACGCTTGCCTTGCCGCCAATGACATTGGTGGTGCTGTGCGTCGCGATCGCGCTGATCTTCCTCGGCGGCATCGTCGGCATCTTCGCGCAGATCGTCTCGGCAACGCTGCTGATGGCCTATGCCTTCACGGGTTTTGCGACCTTGCATGCACTCACCACCGGCCTGGGCAGCCGCACGATCGTGTTGAGCATGGTGTATGCCATGACGCTCGTTCTTGGCTGGCCCATTCTCGTGGCGGCCTGTCTAGGCCTTGCCGATGCCTTTTTCGGATTTCGCCAGCGTCTTGGCGAACGTCGCCCGCCCCATCGGTGGCGTGACAAAGCTTCACTGCAACATCTGACAACATCGAACACAAACAAGGAGATCTAA
- the rpsR gene encoding 30S ribosomal protein S18, producing the protein MAEAGARRPFFRRRKTCPFTGANAPKIDYKDSKLLMRYVSERGKIVPSRITAVSAKKQRELARAIKRARFLGLLPYVIR; encoded by the coding sequence ATGGCTGAAGCTGGTGCACGTCGCCCGTTCTTCCGTCGCCGCAAGACCTGCCCGTTCACGGGAGCCAATGCGCCGAAGATCGATTACAAGGATAGCAAGCTGCTGATGCGTTACGTGTCCGAGCGCGGCAAGATCGTGCCGAGCCGCATCACGGCCGTGTCCGCCAAGAAGCAGCGCGAGCTGGCCCGCGCCATCAAGCGCGCCCGCTTCCTCGGCCTGCTGCCCTACGTGATCCGCTAA